In Methanosarcina siciliae T4/M, one genomic interval encodes:
- a CDS encoding NB-ARC domain-containing protein, whose protein sequence is MPDNEKTSLDQKIIATNGSHIENVNQEIHIHSLDARYRKHFQVPRLTGEFVEIPKKEEIKNRLLNSNNSKGIFAVTAIQGLGGIGKTILAKILANDKAVQNHFSDGILWAALGQEPDILSWLINWIQELGDYRSTYTTVETASNHLRSLLHEKSILLVIDDAWDTSDVNPFLVGGSSCQAIITTRKNYVAEDLDPEFFPLNVMTKEQSQELFKNVLKDCWDEVEKENALKVAKDVGYLPLALNLAAKRRKRGYSWIELHEALEEEIARLSILESPRRLRKGEESFEVSLSLKASLNLSLRALRSFDVEAYEDFIWLGILSEDVKINERMASTLWNIDKEEARQILEVLWEEGLLIEDAIILLGNERIKTYLMHDLFHDIARHYLTLSPVTKRATDILGLGLKLSEAHSSLLNRYQSQTQKGLWHTLIDDGYIYSHLSWHMEKAGKIEDIHKLLSEENEKGKNGWYEALESLGLNTVFVEDIMRAWKLAEKESKRQIEHGGKVSSIGREIRYALIYTSINSLSANIPEELLVAFLETKKWTEAKVLIYAQKEPDLYTRVSKLISIYNRINGEYIKEEVMEKALDAAYKIEGNDARAYAFSSIISYLDGQRKEEVMEKALDATYSIGYDDGRVWALSGLIPNLDGPKKEELIEKALDIASENKYDSSKIETLSVIVRYIDGLNKEKVMEKALDMASSFEDDDDISQVLSVIVPHLDGQKKEELMEKVIDIALNIEDNSKRVKALSSVIPYFDVPKKELMEKVLDAVFKIKDDYFQVKTLSVIVPYLDKLQKKEVMEIALDIASKIENGNSRAKALSALAPCFDGQKKEDLMEKALDAMYGIEDDSSRVKTFLDIFPYFDGPKKEKLTEKTLDIISKMTYDYSAILVLSYIVRYFDGPNKEKVMEKALDIASCIENDDDIVKILSVIVPYLNGPKKEEVMEKALYLASRIVDDYSRVWALSVIVPNLDGQRKEELMGRALNIFSKIDLNIVSEYEDYDGDIPEFPGLQAFSDLIHFFDGPKKEEIIGIALDLVSNIEDDSTRVEALSYIVNYLYGPKKQKLIEKALDIISEIQDDSARAQALLAIIRRLDGKIKGDVMEKALDAVSKIGDSYSRVWALLSIVPNLSGQRKEEVMGKVLDATSRIEDDDDVSRVLSVIIPNLGGQIKEEVMDKTIDLASKTKYNYFRAEMLAAIVPNLDGPKKEGVMEKAFDAAYKIEHNYSRVWALSAIIPYLDGPKKEEVMGIALDLASKIEDDSTRAQALLAIVPYLDGQRKGEAIGEVLDTVFNIEDDYDIVEALLAIVPYFDGQRKEELMDKAFDANSKMPYDYSSVWILSSIVPYLDDQRKEELMGKALSAVSKIKDGNKRSRILLAIIPYLDGQRKEELMEKAFDANSKIQYNSARAQALLAIVPYFDGPKKQEVIEITLDLAFNIEDDGARAQALSSLIPYLDVRKKGEVMEKALDAANKIEDNDDIVEALLATVPNLDGPDKEKLMEKALNIFSKIDLDIASNIEYDDDYNILEAFLDLIPYFDGPKKHEIREIAFDIISNIEDDFTRIEALLAIIPFLDGQRKGEAIEKAFDIASKIRFENSKAWVLSAIYPYLDGQRKKELMEKAFYLASCIEFNYDIYQAHSSIATCLDDQKKEEMIEKALDTASKIEYDDKRARALQIMLSYLRNLPVDSLYFWWKRTIQVLRERTRSNLLMDIIMLIPLITDLGEDETLFEISQAIVDVSRWWP, encoded by the coding sequence CAGATAATGAAAAAACTTCATTGGATCAGAAAATCATAGCTACAAACGGGTCTCATATTGAAAATGTTAATCAAGAGATACATATACACTCATTAGATGCTCGTTATAGGAAACATTTTCAAGTTCCACGTTTAACAGGAGAGTTTGTAGAAATCCCCAAAAAAGAAGAGATTAAAAACCGCTTACTCAACAGTAACAACTCAAAAGGAATATTTGCTGTTACTGCAATTCAAGGACTAGGAGGTATTGGAAAAACAATCCTTGCTAAAATTTTAGCTAATGATAAGGCTGTTCAAAATCACTTTTCAGATGGGATACTCTGGGCTGCCCTTGGTCAGGAGCCTGATATACTCTCTTGGCTAATCAATTGGATACAGGAACTTGGAGATTACCGATCCACTTATACCACAGTAGAAACGGCATCAAATCATCTTAGATCATTGCTCCATGAAAAATCTATCCTTTTAGTCATAGATGATGCTTGGGATACCAGTGATGTAAACCCTTTTTTAGTAGGTGGGTCTAGCTGCCAAGCTATAATAACAACAAGAAAAAATTACGTTGCCGAGGATTTGGATCCAGAATTTTTTCCTTTGAATGTTATGACAAAAGAGCAATCCCAAGAGCTATTCAAGAATGTTCTCAAAGATTGCTGGGATGAAGTTGAAAAAGAGAATGCCCTTAAAGTCGCCAAAGATGTTGGTTATCTTCCATTAGCTCTAAATTTGGCAGCTAAAAGAAGAAAAAGAGGTTATTCTTGGATAGAGCTACATGAAGCTCTTGAGGAAGAAATTGCCCGCCTTAGTATTTTAGAAAGCCCACGAAGATTAAGGAAAGGGGAAGAAAGTTTTGAAGTATCCTTAAGTCTCAAAGCATCCTTAAACTTGAGTTTGAGAGCTCTCAGATCCTTTGATGTGGAAGCATATGAGGACTTTATCTGGCTTGGGATTCTGTCAGAAGACGTTAAAATAAATGAAAGAATGGCTTCCACCTTATGGAACATAGATAAAGAAGAAGCTAGGCAGATACTTGAAGTTCTCTGGGAAGAAGGTCTGCTTATCGAGGATGCAATAATACTTTTGGGAAACGAAAGAATAAAAACATACCTAATGCATGACCTTTTTCATGATATTGCTCGTCATTATTTAACACTTTCACCTGTTACTAAAAGAGCCACAGATATTCTTGGATTAGGATTAAAACTTAGTGAAGCACACTCTTCCTTATTAAATCGCTATCAATCACAAACACAGAAAGGTTTGTGGCATACCCTGATAGATGACGGCTACATCTACAGTCATCTTTCATGGCATATGGAGAAAGCGGGAAAAATTGAAGATATTCATAAATTGCTAAGTGAAGAAAACGAAAAAGGAAAAAATGGATGGTATGAAGCACTTGAATCCCTCGGATTAAATACAGTTTTTGTTGAAGATATAATGAGAGCATGGAAATTAGCTGAAAAAGAGTCAAAACGTCAAATAGAACACGGGGGTAAAGTTTCTTCTATCGGACGGGAAATACGTTATGCTCTTATTTACACCTCAATCAACAGTTTGTCAGCTAATATCCCTGAAGAGCTACTGGTCGCCTTTCTTGAAACTAAGAAATGGACTGAAGCTAAAGTGCTCATATATGCACAAAAGGAACCTGATCTTTACACAAGAGTATCTAAATTAATCTCAATTTATAATAGAATAAACGGCGAGTACATAAAAGAAGAAGTAATGGAAAAAGCTCTTGATGCAGCCTACAAGATTGAAGGTAACGATGCGAGAGCATATGCATTTTCATCTATTATTTCTTATTTGGATGGACAAAGAAAAGAAGAAGTGATGGAAAAAGCTCTTGATGCAACTTACAGCATTGGATATGATGATGGAAGAGTATGGGCACTTTCAGGTCTTATTCCTAATCTGGATGGACCCAAGAAAGAGGAACTGATAGAGAAAGCCCTTGATATAGCCTCCGAAAATAAATATGACTCTTCAAAAATAGAGACACTTTCAGTTATTGTTCGTTATATTGATGGACTAAACAAAGAAAAAGTGATGGAAAAAGCCCTTGATATGGCCTCCAGTTTTGAAGATGATGATGACATATCACAGGTACTTTCAGTCATTGTTCCTCATTTGGATGGACAGAAAAAAGAAGAACTGATGGAAAAAGTTATTGATATAGCCTTAAATATTGAAGATAACTCTAAAAGAGTAAAAGCACTTTCATCTGTTATTCCTTATTTTGATGTGCCAAAAAAAGAACTGATGGAAAAAGTTCTTGATGCAGTTTTCAAAATTAAAGACGATTACTTTCAAGTAAAGACACTCTCAGTCATTGTTCCTTATTTGGACAAGTTACAAAAGAAAGAAGTAATGGAAATAGCCCTTGATATAGCTTCCAAGATTGAAAATGGTAATTCCAGAGCAAAGGCGCTTTCAGCTCTTGCTCCTTGTTTTGATGGGCAGAAAAAAGAAGACTTAATGGAAAAAGCGCTTGATGCAATGTATGGGATTGAAGATGATTCTTCAAGAGTAAAGACATTTTTAGATATTTTTCCTTATTTTGATGGGCCAAAGAAAGAAAAACTGACGGAGAAGACCCTTGATATTATCTCTAAGATGACATATGATTATTCAGCTATATTGGTTCTTTCTTATATTGTTCGTTATTTTGATGGCCCAAACAAAGAAAAAGTGATGGAGAAAGCCCTTGATATAGCCTCCTGTATTGAAAACGATGATGACATAGTTAAGATTCTCTCAGTTATTGTTCCTTATTTGAATGGCCCAAAAAAAGAAGAAGTGATGGAAAAGGCCCTATATTTAGCCTCTAGGATTGTAGATGATTATTCAAGAGTATGGGCACTTTCAGTTATTGTTCCAAATCTCGATGGACAGAGAAAAGAAGAACTTATGGGAAGAGCTCTTAATATATTCTCTAAGATTGATCTTAATATTGTCTCTGAGTATGAAGATTATGATGGTGACATTCCAGAGTTTCCTGGTCTTCAGGCATTTTCAGACCTTATTCATTTTTTTGATGGGCCAAAAAAAGAGGAAATTATTGGAATAGCTCTCGATCTAGTCTCTAATATTGAAGATGATTCTACAAGAGTAGAGGCACTCTCATATATTGTTAATTATCTTTATGGTCCAAAAAAACAAAAACTAATAGAAAAAGCTCTAGATATAATTTCTGAGATTCAAGATGATTCTGCAAGAGCACAGGCACTTTTAGCTATTATTCGTCGTTTGGATGGTAAAATAAAAGGAGATGTAATGGAAAAAGCTCTTGATGCAGTATCTAAGATTGGGGACAGCTATTCAAGAGTATGGGCACTTTTATCTATTGTTCCGAATTTGAGTGGGCAGAGAAAAGAAGAAGTGATGGGAAAAGTCCTTGATGCAACCTCTAGGATTGAAGATGATGATGACGTATCAAGGGTACTTTCAGTTATTATTCCAAATTTGGGTGGGCAGATAAAAGAAGAAGTGATGGATAAAACCATTGATCTTGCCTCCAAGACTAAATATAATTATTTCCGAGCAGAGATGCTTGCAGCTATTGTTCCTAATTTGGATGGGCCAAAAAAAGAAGGAGTAATGGAAAAAGCCTTTGATGCCGCCTACAAGATTGAACATAATTATTCAAGAGTATGGGCACTTTCAGCTATCATTCCTTATTTGGATGGGCCAAAAAAAGAAGAAGTGATGGGAATAGCCCTTGATCTAGCCTCCAAGATTGAAGATGATTCTACAAGAGCACAGGCACTTTTAGCTATTGTTCCTTATTTGGATGGGCAAAGAAAAGGAGAAGCGATAGGAGAAGTTCTTGATACAGTCTTCAATATTGAAGATGATTACGACATAGTAGAGGCACTTTTAGCTATTGTTCCTTATTTTGATGGGCAGAGAAAAGAAGAACTGATGGATAAAGCCTTTGATGCAAACTCCAAGATGCCATATGATTATTCAAGTGTATGGATACTCTCATCTATTGTTCCTTATTTGGATGACCAAAGAAAAGAAGAACTAATGGGCAAAGCTCTTTCCGCAGTCTCTAAAATTAAAGATGGTAATAAAAGATCACGGATACTTTTAGCTATTATTCCTTATTTGGATGGACAAAGAAAAGAAGAACTGATGGAAAAAGCCTTTGATGCAAACTCCAAGATCCAATATAATTCTGCAAGAGCACAGGCACTTTTAGCTATTGTTCCTTACTTCGATGGGCCAAAAAAACAAGAAGTGATTGAAATAACCCTTGATTTAGCTTTCAATATTGAAGATGATGGAGCAAGAGCACAGGCCCTTTCGTCTCTTATTCCTTATTTGGATGTACGAAAAAAAGGAGAAGTAATGGAAAAAGCTCTTGATGCAGCCAACAAGATTGAAGATAATGATGACATAGTGGAGGCTCTTTTAGCTACTGTGCCTAATTTGGATGGACCAGACAAAGAAAAACTGATGGAAAAAGCTCTTAATATATTCTCTAAGATTGACCTTGATATAGCCTCTAATATTGAATATGATGATGACTATAACATATTAGAAGCATTTTTAGATCTTATTCCTTATTTTGATGGACCAAAAAAACATGAGATACGAGAAATAGCCTTTGATATAATCTCCAATATTGAAGATGACTTTACAAGAATAGAGGCACTTTTAGCTATTATTCCTTTTTTGGATGGACAAAGAAAAGGAGAAGCGATAGAAAAAGCCTTTGATATAGCTTCAAAGATTCGTTTTGAGAATTCAAAAGCATGGGTACTTTCAGCTATTTATCCTTATTTGGATGGACAAAGAAAGAAAGAACTGATGGAGAAGGCCTTCTATTTAGCTTCCTGTATTGAATTTAATTATGATATATATCAGGCACATTCATCTATTGCTACTTGTTTGGACGACCAAAAAAAAGAAGAAATGATTGAAAAAGCCCTTGATACAGCCTCCAAGATTGAATATGATGATAAAAGAGCACGGGCACTCCAGATTATGTTATCATACTTAAGAAATTTGCCTGTGGATAGTCTTTATTTTTGGTGGAAAAGAACAATTCAGGTTCTAAGAGAGCGTACTCGAAGTAATTTACTTATGGATATTATTATGTTAATCCCGCTTATAACTGATCTGGGCGAAGATGAAACATTATTTGAAATTTCTCAGGCTATTGTAGATGTATCTCGCTGGTGGCCATAA